The nucleotide sequence CAACTGCTTCAGCAAGGTGACATCACCCTGTCGCTGACGACCGAAGCGAAAATCGGCCCCCACACTAATATGCCGAGCCTGCAAGCGTTGCAAGAGCACTTGTTCGACAAATACCGCTGGCGGCAAATTTGATAACTCCGCATTAAACGGTAACAACACCAGTTGCCGTACGCCTAAGAGCTTCATCAAAGCGGCTTTTTCGGCTAGAGGGGTCAGCCAAGGCCGCGACTGCCCCGAGAAAAATTCCTGAGGATGGGGATAAAAGGTCACCACGGTTGGAATCGGGGAGGGTGCGCCGGGCGGCAGATACGCTGGAGGGGCCGCTGGCTGAAAATCACACTCATCTAGCAATAGCGGGCAGCGATCGCTATATCCCTGTAGGTTGGCAAAATCGGTGGGCGGCGTGAGGTGCTGAGCAGCTAGCACTTGAGACGCACTAGGCGCGATCGGCAAAATGGGCCGAATCACCGTTTGATGCCCTAAATGAACACCGTCAAAGTTCCCCAGGGCAATATCCGATGGGGTGTGAGCCGTTGACAGTGACGAAGTAATCCACACGTTTACATTCTGACATAATCCGCCTCCATGCAGGACGCCAGCACCTACAAGACCTTCGGGCGCATCTCATGTATTCAGGCGCATCCCATGTATAGGCAAATTCTGCATTATGAGGAGGACGGCTATTTGGCCCGCGATCGCAATCCAGCTATCCGCTTGCAACGCCCGGCTACCCCTGCAGCCAGTCGATGATTTCTACGGTTAGCGCTCAAATCACCTAGCCACCACCCTGAGAAAGTGACCGTTATCTGCCGTTGCGCATGAGCCACTGAGGACTAGGCGAGCACGGCAGACTCTGGAGCCGACATCAGATCAATGACCATTCCCTCTTTGGCCACAACGCTGTTGGGATACTGCTCTGCGGTGTCTTGAGCAATTTCATCCATAAACTCATCGTTGTGCAACGGATCGTGATGGAAAATCACGAGTTGCTTGACGTTGGCCGCCTTGGCAACTTTTACGGCTTCTTGCCAGGTGGAGTGCCCCCAACCCACTTTGCTGGATTTTTCGTTGTGGTACTCGCTGTCGGTATAAGTCGCGTCGTAAATCATGACATCAGCATCACGCGCGAGCCATAAAACATTTTCATCCAGCCGATCGGGAAAATGTTCAGTATCAGAAATGTAGGCAGCAGCTCGGCCATTCCAACTGACTCGATAGCCGACAGCTTCACCAGGATGATTGAGCAGCGTGTTCTCAACTTTGACGTCACCGAGCTGCACGGCTTCGCCAACATCAATATCGCAGAATTTCATATCCGCACCCATAATCTGCAGCGGTACGGGGAAATTGGGATGCAGCATTTGGTCATTCAAACGCTGCTCGATTGTGCTGCCATTGGGCGCGATCGCGCCATAAATGTCAATTTTGTTGCCCGGTACAAAAGCCGGAACAAAAAAGGGAAAGCCTTGAATGTGATCCCAGTGTGAGTGGGTAAAAAACATCGTCACGTCCAGGGGCATTTCGGATAAAAGTTTTAAGCCCAGTTCTCTTAAGCCAGTACCGCCGTCAAAAATGAGCAGCTGGCCACCCACCCGCATCTCAATACAGGAGGTGTTGCCGCCGTAGCGCACAGTGTGAGATCCAGGGCAAGCAATGCTGCCACGGACTCCCCAAAAACGGACCAAGAACTGGTTTTCTGTATCAGACATGAGTGTGTTGCTTCAAGAGTTGGCAAGTCGCTGCGAAAGCTGCTCCGACACTGACCATTAATATGCCCTAATGGTATTGAAAATCTCGAAAGTCTGCTTGATCAAAGTTTTGCCTAAGATAATTCTATCGAATCGGTTTGTGGCGAATCTTTACAAACCTCAAGAGCCATCTAGCCACCTGCACTAATTTATGATTTCACCGCTCCGTCTGAAGCATCAGGACGAAGTGACGAGCACTCGCACTGAGCCTGCCAAGCCTGTAGCTGCATCATGCCCGCATGGGAGGTGAGATTATATTGCAGTGGCGTCATCGTGATCCAATTTTCTTGAATTGCCAAAACGTCTGTTGGCATCTGCGCTAAAGCTTGAAACTGCGGCAGTTGCTCTAATTGTTCAGCGAGTAGCTGATAGCTGTCTTCATCATGGGCCACGGGTTCCAGCACTTCGCCTGCTAACCAGTAATAGGTTTTACCGCGCGGATCAACCCGCTTTTCAAACATATCGATATACCGCCGCACGCCCTGACGCGCAATCACACATCCGGGGATATCCGCCGCTGCGACGGGCGGGATGTTGACATTGAGCAGCATCGGTTCAGGCAGTGGCTGCGCTGCCAAGGTCTCGAGCAGTTGTCGCGCAAACTGAGCAGCAGGCTCAAAGTCACGGGACGTAAAACTGGTGAGGCTGAAAGCGATCGCGGGAATCCCTTCAATCACGCCTTCCATCGCTGCCGAGACTGTGCCGGAATACAGCACATCCGTCCCCAAGTTGGCACCCTGATTAATTCCTGAGAGCACCATATCCGGCGGGCTGTCGAGAATTGCCCCCAGGGCGAGTTTCACGCAGTCAGAGGGGGTACCTGAGCAGGCCCACGCTTGAATCTCGGGATGAAACACGCCTTCCACCGACTCAGCCCGAATAGGGTCATGTAGGGTCAAACCATGCCCAGTGGCCGAGCGTTCGCGATCGGGACAAACCACCACTACCTGGTGTCCGGCAGTCGCGAGGGTGTCTGCCAGTGCCCGAATGCCCATGGCAAATACACCGTCGTCATTGCTAATGAGTAGTTTCATACCGTCTCAATCTGACCTTCTCACGTCAACCAGTTAGCTCGTGCCAAAGCCCTAATTGTAGAAGGAGCCGGGCGGACGTTGAGGATAACGGACCCACAAGGGCGAATGGGACAGACCGAACTGATTACCGTTGGGCTGACCCAGGCGATCGCGCCCTCAATACAATAGAGTGGTTAAAGTATTCCCGCTGAGGCGCGATGGCTCGTCAGCATAACCCATGGTTCATGGGGGTATCGCCGCTGGGGCAGAACGCTCTTAGCCGCGATCGCGCCCATTGTCACCAGCCACCGCGTTTTAGTGTGAGCTGCCTCTAGCTGTCGTCGATTCTGTTTAGTACCTGGCATGACCCCACCTTCTGCAAGTTTAGAAGCCGATTTGCAAACCCTACAGACGGCTGGCGAGGCGGCGATCGCTGCTGCCGACAGCCTCGACGCATTGGAAAAGATTCGCTTAGATTATTTGGGCAAAAAGGGTAAAGTCTCCAAGGTCTTAGGGGGCATGGGCAAACTGCCACCAGAAGATCGCCCTCGCATTGGCTCCTTAGCTAACCAAGTCAAAACGGCCATTCAAACTCAGTTGGATGAGCAGAAAACCCAGCTGCAAGATGCCGCAATTCAAGCCCAGCTAGCGGCCGAAACGCTGGATGTCACCATGCCCGGCGTGTATCAGCCTCAGGGGCGCGTGCATCCCATCAACAGCATTATTGACCAAATCACCGAAATCTTCGTCGGCTTAGGCTACACCGTCGCTAGCGGCCCTGAAGTCGAGTCTGACTATTACAACTTCGAAGCGCTCAACTTTTTGCCTGATCACCCAGCGCGGGACATGCAAGATACGTTGTATCTGCCCAATGGCGACCTCCTGCGCACCCATACGTCAAATGTGCAGATTCGCTATATGAAAGAGCATGAGCCGCCTTGCCGGGTCTTGGCGACCGGTCGCTGCTATCGTCGCGATACCGTCGATGCGACCCATGCCGCCGTTTTCCACCAAATCGAATTTTTTGCGATCGACAAAGGTATTACGTTTACTGACCTGCGGGGCACCATTCGCGCCTTTATCGATGCCCTATTTGGCGATATTCCCATTCGCTTTCGGCCCAGCTACTTTCCCTTTACCGAGCCCTCCGCTGAGGTGGATGTGGAATGGAATGGCCAATGGCTGGAAGTCTTAGGTTGCGGCATGATCGACCCCAACGTCTTAACAGCCGTGGGATACGATCCGGAAATCTACACTGGGTTTGCCGCTGGTCTCGGGGTTGAACGCTTGGCGATGGTGCAGCATGAAATCGACGATATTCGTCGCCTTTACGGGAGTGATCTCAGGTTCTTGCAGCAGTTTTAGAGGCTTCAGCCGTAAATCAGGAAAAGCCCTGCACAGTTTTGCGGCTATGCAGCGTCTTGTGGTTGCTTCATAGCACCCGATTATCGCTCTGGATCTGTCGCCATGGGATGAATTTTAAGTGTTGAACTGCATTAAGTGCAGCACTATCGAAAGTGGCAAAATCACGAGGGCGTATAGAGTGCTCACTTTTGTATTGCTAACCTTCCAGAGATCAGAGACACACTAAATCCCATCAGCTCTCAAGCCAAGGTACTCCGCCGGTTGGGGAGGCAAGGGGTGATCGCTCTGTACAGCAGTTTCTACTTCTGTGAGGTATGGCACAGGCCCTAAAGCCCTGGTTGAACCTTTTCAGATCTGGATTTGCACTTTACTCAGCTGGGAAACGCAGTAAATGATCCCCTGACCTTTGTAAAAGTTCGAGCAGCCAGATTTAGAGGGATCACGCTGGACAGTACACTGAAGAGTGGTGTCCCCAGGGAGAAATCATCATGGCTTGGCTAGTTGGAGTACTGACGCTGTTGGCAGCTTACTTGCTCGGCTCAATTCCCACGGGATATATCATCGCCAAAGCTGTGCAAGGAATCGATATCCGCGAACACGGCTCAGGCAATACGGGCGCAACCAACGTCATGCGCGTTGTTGGCAAGAAAGCGGGGATCGCTGTATTGGTGGTGGATCTCTGTAAAGGGTTGTTGGCCGTGCTAATGGTGCAAGGACTATTGACGGCCAGCTATGCCAACTTGCCAGTTTGGCTGGAGACGCTGCCGTGGTGGATGACTGGAGCAGGCTTGCTGGCAATTTTGGGCCACAGTCGGTCGGTTTGGCTGAACTGGACTGGGGGCAAATCGGCAGCAACGGGGCTTGGGGTGTTGTTGGCATTGTGCTGGCCCGCGGGACTCGGGGCGGCAGCAGTATTCGGAGTGACGCTCGGCCTCTCAAGAATTGTCTCTCTGGGATCGATTACTGCCGCTTTAGCATCCGTGGTGTTTATGGTGGTGTTTCAACAACCGTTGCCTTACATCTTGCTGGCGATCGCAGGCAGTCTCTACGTCATTCTGCGCCATCGCACCAATATCCAACGATTGCTAGAGGGAACA is from Leptolyngbya iicbica LK and encodes:
- a CDS encoding bifunctional riboflavin kinase/FAD synthetase, whose translation is MWITSSLSTAHTPSDIALGNFDGVHLGHQTVIRPILPIAPSASQVLAAQHLTPPTDFANLQGYSDRCPLLLDECDFQPAAPPAYLPPGAPSPIPTVVTFYPHPQEFFSGQSRPWLTPLAEKAALMKLLGVRQLVLLPFNAELSNLPPAVFVEQVLLQRLQARHISVGADFRFGRQRQGDVTLLKQLAEQQGTRVTVVELAHEGGDRISSSRIRQALCAGDIDQVQQLMGRPYRLLGRVVKGQQLGRQLGFPTANLQVPPEKFLPRTGVYSAWVYGVPGYADDKALPAVMNLGVRPTVDGQNQSIEVHLLNWQGDLYGQTLTVALKGFLRPEQRFDSLEHLKAQIQADCEAALAVL
- a CDS encoding MBL fold metallo-hydrolase is translated as MSDTENQFLVRFWGVRGSIACPGSHTVRYGGNTSCIEMRVGGQLLIFDGGTGLRELGLKLLSEMPLDVTMFFTHSHWDHIQGFPFFVPAFVPGNKIDIYGAIAPNGSTIEQRLNDQMLHPNFPVPLQIMGADMKFCDIDVGEAVQLGDVKVENTLLNHPGEAVGYRVSWNGRAAAYISDTEHFPDRLDENVLWLARDADVMIYDATYTDSEYHNEKSSKVGWGHSTWQEAVKVAKAANVKQLVIFHHDPLHNDEFMDEIAQDTAEQYPNSVVAKEGMVIDLMSAPESAVLA
- the surE gene encoding 5'/3'-nucleotidase SurE, whose amino-acid sequence is MKLLISNDDGVFAMGIRALADTLATAGHQVVVVCPDRERSATGHGLTLHDPIRAESVEGVFHPEIQAWACSGTPSDCVKLALGAILDSPPDMVLSGINQGANLGTDVLYSGTVSAAMEGVIEGIPAIAFSLTSFTSRDFEPAAQFARQLLETLAAQPLPEPMLLNVNIPPVAAADIPGCVIARQGVRRYIDMFEKRVDPRGKTYYWLAGEVLEPVAHDEDSYQLLAEQLEQLPQFQALAQMPTDVLAIQENWITMTPLQYNLTSHAGMMQLQAWQAQCECSSLRPDASDGAVKS
- the pheS gene encoding phenylalanine--tRNA ligase subunit alpha, with product MTPPSASLEADLQTLQTAGEAAIAAADSLDALEKIRLDYLGKKGKVSKVLGGMGKLPPEDRPRIGSLANQVKTAIQTQLDEQKTQLQDAAIQAQLAAETLDVTMPGVYQPQGRVHPINSIIDQITEIFVGLGYTVASGPEVESDYYNFEALNFLPDHPARDMQDTLYLPNGDLLRTHTSNVQIRYMKEHEPPCRVLATGRCYRRDTVDATHAAVFHQIEFFAIDKGITFTDLRGTIRAFIDALFGDIPIRFRPSYFPFTEPSAEVDVEWNGQWLEVLGCGMIDPNVLTAVGYDPEIYTGFAAGLGVERLAMVQHEIDDIRRLYGSDLRFLQQF
- the plsY gene encoding glycerol-3-phosphate 1-O-acyltransferase PlsY codes for the protein MAWLVGVLTLLAAYLLGSIPTGYIIAKAVQGIDIREHGSGNTGATNVMRVVGKKAGIAVLVVDLCKGLLAVLMVQGLLTASYANLPVWLETLPWWMTGAGLLAILGHSRSVWLNWTGGKSAATGLGVLLALCWPAGLGAAAVFGVTLGLSRIVSLGSITAALASVVFMVVFQQPLPYILLAIAGSLYVILRHRTNIQRLLEGTEPRLGSRTPTS